Part of the Halalkalibacter krulwichiae genome is shown below.
TTTATTATCTTCGGTAACGAGCAGCACCTTACCTGTCTTTCTAGCCGCTTCAATTATCGCATCTTTATCTAAAGGATAAATCGTACGTAAATCTAGAATATGTGTATAAATACCTTCTTTTTCAAGACGTTCAGCTGCCTGTAACGCAAAATGAACCGAAAGGCCATAAGTAATAACCGTAATATCATCGCCTTCTCGCTTCACATCCGCTTTGCCGATCGGAAGTGTGTAATCATCCTCTGGCACTTCACCCTTAATCAATCGATAAGCGCGCTTATGTTCAAAAAATAGAACAGGATCATCATCACGAATCGCTGCCTTAAGTAACCCTTTAACATCATAAGGGGTTGATGGCATTACGATCTTTAACCCTGGAACACTAGCAAAAATAGCTTCAACTGATTGCGAATGATATAACGCACCATGAACCCCTCCACCATAAGGTGCTCTAATCGTTATAGGACAGTTCCAGTCATTATTAGATCGATAGCGAATTTTTGCTGCCTCTGAAATAATTTGATTGACTGCCGGCATAATAAAATCTGCAAACTGCATCTCAGCAACAGGGCGCATCCCATACATTGCCGCCCCTATTCCAACGCCGGCGATCGCCGACTCAGCTAAAGGTGTATCCATCACACGGTCTTCACCAAATTGCTCATACAATCCATTCGTAGCTCGAAAAACACCACCTCGTGCTCCCACATCTTCTCCAAGTACGAACACTTTTGAGTCTCTTTCCATTTCTTCTCTTAACGCTTGTGTAACTGCTTCTATATAAGAAATGATCGCCATTATTGATTTTCCCCCTTCCTATTCTTCTGTATAAACATGCTTCAGTGCATATTCAGGATCAGCATAAGGTGCTTGTTCTGCATATTCGGTTGCCGCATCAACAATTTGTGCTAATTCTACCTCAATATCAGTTTGAACTTGATCTGTTAATAGGCCTACTTCTCTTAAATAATCAGCGAAAGTATAAATAGCATCTAGTTTTTTAGCCTCTTCAACTTCTTCTCGAGGGCGATAAGCACGGTCATCATCATCACTTGAATGTGGAGTTAAGCGATAGGATACCGTTTCAATTAAAGACGGCCCCTCCCCTTTTCTTGCACGATCTGCTGCCTCTTTGACAGCTTTGTAGACAGCAAGAGGATCATTTCCATCAACTGTTACACCTGGCATCCCATATCCAATGGCACGGTCAGATACTTTTTCGCAGGCAAGTTGTTTTTCAATCGGAACAGAGATTGCATATTTGTTGTTCTCACACATAAAGATAACAGGCAACTTGTGCACCCCAGCAAAATTAGCTCCTTCATGAAAATCGCCTTGATTGGATGAACCTTCCCCAAATGTTGTAAAGGTAACAAAATCCTTCCCTTCCATCTTTCCACCTAAAGCAATTCCTACTGCATGAGGAACTTGCGTCGTTACAGGAGAAGACCCTGTTACAATTCGGTTTTTTTTCTGCCCAAAGTGCCCAGGCATTTGTCTTCCTCCAGAGTTTGGATCTTCTGCTTTAGCAAAACCAGATAACATAATGTCTTGCGCAGTCATACCAAACGTTAATACGACTCCTAAGTCACGATAATACGGCAGAATGTAATCCTTATTTCGATCAAGAGCAAACGCTGCACCTACTTGAGCTGCCTCCTGTCCTTGACACGAAATGACAAACGGGATTTTCCCGGCTCTGTTTAATAACCACATTCGTTCATCAATTTTCCGAGCCATCAGCATGGTTTTATACATCTCAAGGGCAGTATCATCAGAGATACCAAGTGAATGATGTCGATTTTCAGTCATTTTCTTTCCTCCTCTATTTAGTCCACTATGAATGAATCGCGAATCCATCAACTGCAAGCGCCGCTTCCCCAATCACTTCTGATAAAGTTGGGTGCGGGTGAATTGTTTCTGCAATTTCAAATGAAGCGGCATCTAATACTTTTGCTAGTGCGGCTTCAGAGATTAAATCTGTAACATGAGGACCAATCATATGCACACCGAGAAGATCATCATTCTTTGCATTAACAATTACCTTTACAAACCCTTC
Proteins encoded:
- a CDS encoding alpha-ketoacid dehydrogenase subunit beta; translated protein: MAIISYIEAVTQALREEMERDSKVFVLGEDVGARGGVFRATNGLYEQFGEDRVMDTPLAESAIAGVGIGAAMYGMRPVAEMQFADFIMPAVNQIISEAAKIRYRSNNDWNCPITIRAPYGGGVHGALYHSQSVEAIFASVPGLKIVMPSTPYDVKGLLKAAIRDDDPVLFFEHKRAYRLIKGEVPEDDYTLPIGKADVKREGDDITVITYGLSVHFALQAAERLEKEGIYTHILDLRTIYPLDKDAIIEAARKTGKVLLVTEDNKEGSIMGEVAAIIAEHCLFDLDAPIKRLAGPDVPAMPYAPTMEKYFMINPDKVEKEMRELAEF
- a CDS encoding thiamine pyrophosphate-dependent dehydrogenase E1 component subunit alpha, which encodes MTENRHHSLGISDDTALEMYKTMLMARKIDERMWLLNRAGKIPFVISCQGQEAAQVGAAFALDRNKDYILPYYRDLGVVLTFGMTAQDIMLSGFAKAEDPNSGGRQMPGHFGQKKNRIVTGSSPVTTQVPHAVGIALGGKMEGKDFVTFTTFGEGSSNQGDFHEGANFAGVHKLPVIFMCENNKYAISVPIEKQLACEKVSDRAIGYGMPGVTVDGNDPLAVYKAVKEAADRARKGEGPSLIETVSYRLTPHSSDDDDRAYRPREEVEEAKKLDAIYTFADYLREVGLLTDQVQTDIEVELAQIVDAATEYAEQAPYADPEYALKHVYTEE